The following coding sequences lie in one Prevotella sp. oral taxon 299 str. F0039 genomic window:
- a CDS encoding YeiH family protein, with product MKRLINTPYMGLFIVALLALGITFLAQLPFFESIKLSAIALGVVVGMLLANSVRPLFPKEWDGGLALASKHFLRTGIVLYGFKLTLNALFVMGAKAVAIDCIIVCGTLLLGNALGRWLKLDKDERLLISSGSAICGAAAVLATEPVLQAPKHKTVVAIATVVLFGTLSMFLYPLLYRMGLFHSFSAEAIGVYTGSTIHEVAHVLGAGTAMTPAITATATITKMIRVMMLAPVLLCLSIIVRSGSSIAKGNSLKSITIPWFAFYFMGVIVLNSILTSLSTSGGWNGIYTEVTKIINLIGTFALTMAMTSIGLDATFAKFKQSGLRPFLLAFFLYIWLVLGGNFLIRLFY from the coding sequence ATGAAAAGACTTATTAACACCCCTTATATGGGACTATTTATTGTGGCTTTACTTGCCTTAGGCATCACTTTCTTGGCACAATTACCTTTTTTTGAAAGCATAAAACTTAGTGCAATTGCCCTCGGTGTGGTTGTGGGTATGCTGTTAGCCAATAGTGTTCGTCCTCTATTTCCAAAAGAATGGGATGGTGGTTTGGCGTTAGCAAGTAAACATTTCTTACGCACTGGTATTGTTCTTTATGGTTTTAAGCTCACTCTCAACGCCTTATTTGTGATGGGAGCCAAAGCTGTTGCTATTGATTGCATTATTGTTTGTGGCACACTCTTATTGGGTAATGCCCTAGGACGCTGGCTAAAACTAGACAAAGACGAGCGTTTGCTCATCTCTTCTGGTAGTGCCATTTGTGGAGCCGCAGCGGTTTTGGCTACCGAACCTGTGCTTCAAGCCCCCAAGCACAAAACGGTTGTAGCTATTGCAACGGTAGTTTTATTTGGAACTTTATCTATGTTCCTCTACCCTTTGCTTTATAGAATGGGATTATTTCATAGTTTTTCTGCCGAAGCCATTGGCGTTTACACAGGCTCTACCATTCATGAAGTGGCGCATGTGCTAGGTGCAGGTACGGCGATGACACCCGCAATTACGGCAACGGCTACGATAACAAAGATGATCAGAGTAATGATGTTGGCACCAGTGCTATTATGTTTGAGCATAATAGTGCGCTCTGGTAGTTCTATTGCCAAAGGAAATAGCTTGAAAAGCATCACAATTCCTTGGTTTGCCTTTTATTTTATGGGTGTTATTGTGCTCAACTCAATATTAACATCGCTATCTACTTCAGGTGGTTGGAATGGTATATATACAGAAGTCACGAAGATTATCAATCTTATTGGCACCTTTGCACTTACAATGGCTATGACTTCTATTGGTTTAGATGCTACCTTTGCTAAGTTTAAGCAATCGGGCTTACGTCCTTTCCTTTTGGCTTTCTTCCTTTACATCTGGCTTGTTTTGGGCGGAAACTTTTTAATTCGATTGTTCTATTAA
- a CDS encoding FKBP-type peptidyl-prolyl cis-trans isomerase — MKKYTLLYSLLFFVVCLFVTSCSNDIIDEKEYPNWKATNEAFFSKTLSQAKTSISKGDKAWKIFRNWTLPGLDTNYKVTDNEQVVVKVLKSGSETQHPLSTDSVLVAYRARLLPSTTYPNGWAFMQTYIGGYNAKTNGSIILPVVGTIISNKNTRVALPEGYSTAIQQMVVGDRWEVYVPANLGFASSAIASIGIPEYSTIIYDITLLEINPKKSIR; from the coding sequence ATGAAGAAGTACACCTTATTATATAGTCTGTTATTTTTTGTGGTATGTTTGTTTGTTACTAGTTGTTCTAATGATATCATAGATGAAAAAGAATATCCCAACTGGAAAGCAACCAATGAGGCTTTTTTTAGCAAGACACTTTCGCAAGCAAAGACAAGTATCTCAAAGGGAGATAAAGCATGGAAGATATTTAGAAACTGGACACTTCCTGGTTTAGATACTAACTATAAAGTGACAGACAATGAACAGGTGGTGGTGAAAGTGCTTAAAAGTGGAAGCGAAACACAGCATCCGTTATCTACAGATAGTGTGTTGGTGGCTTACAGAGCACGCCTTCTTCCCTCAACAACTTACCCTAATGGATGGGCTTTTATGCAGACTTACATAGGTGGTTATAACGCAAAAACAAATGGTTCTATTATTCTTCCAGTTGTAGGAACAATTATTTCGAATAAAAATACACGTGTAGCTTTACCAGAAGGTTATTCAACTGCCATTCAACAAATGGTTGTTGGAGATAGATGGGAAGTGTATGTACCAGCAAATTTGGGCTTCGCTTCTTCTGCAATAGCATCTATTGGAATCCCAGAATACAGTACAATCATATACGATATCACGCTGTTAGAAATTAACCCAAAGAAAAGTATTCGATAA
- a CDS encoding MATE family efflux transporter → MFNRGKNDVLLTSIREGKTLSQADKINLVISLSVPSILAQITNVLMFYIDTAMVGALGAKASASVGLVQAPTWLYSGLTTATALGFSVQVAHFVGSGDFEKARQVARHGVVATFLLSLVVTLIGVGISPSLPFWLRGGSDIAVDASTYFTIYTLALPFLQLGVLSTNLLKSTGNMVVPSVISVMMCVLDVVFNYIFIFIFNMGVAGAALGTLLSIVIAASSETWFAFFRSSILAAKHSKERFVWRWLYIKQALKIGSPMAVQYILMISAQIVSTMIVAPLGNFAIAGHTFAIAAESLCYMPGIGIGEAATTLVGQSYGAGQYKLCRSFARITVSLGMIVMAFMGLIMFIFAPEMIGFMSPVPEIRVLGVQSLRIASVAEVMFAASIVGNSVCVGVGDTLKPAVMNLLSMWGLRLTLAACLAPIYGLKGVWIAMSIELTFRGLLFLLRLSKGKWMKLAPEGV, encoded by the coding sequence ATGTTTAATAGGGGAAAGAACGACGTCCTACTTACTTCTATACGTGAAGGAAAAACGCTTTCACAAGCCGATAAAATAAATTTAGTTATCAGTTTGAGTGTGCCCAGCATACTTGCACAGATAACTAACGTGCTTATGTTTTATATTGACACTGCAATGGTGGGAGCTTTAGGAGCTAAAGCATCGGCTTCGGTGGGTCTAGTTCAGGCTCCAACGTGGCTTTATAGTGGACTAACAACAGCTACAGCGTTGGGCTTTTCTGTGCAAGTTGCACACTTTGTAGGCTCTGGCGACTTTGAAAAAGCACGTCAGGTGGCACGGCATGGTGTTGTTGCTACTTTTTTATTGAGTCTTGTTGTCACCCTTATTGGGGTGGGAATATCACCCTCTTTGCCCTTTTGGTTGCGTGGAGGTAGTGATATTGCAGTTGATGCAAGTACTTATTTCACTATCTATACTTTGGCATTGCCCTTCCTTCAGTTAGGAGTTCTTTCTACAAACTTGTTGAAAAGTACGGGAAATATGGTTGTTCCGAGCGTAATTAGCGTGATGATGTGCGTGCTCGACGTTGTTTTTAACTACATATTTATCTTTATTTTCAACATGGGAGTAGCGGGTGCAGCACTTGGAACATTGCTTTCTATAGTTATTGCCGCAAGTAGTGAAACGTGGTTTGCCTTCTTTCGTTCTTCAATACTTGCTGCAAAACACAGTAAAGAACGCTTTGTTTGGCGTTGGTTGTATATTAAACAAGCCCTAAAAATAGGCAGTCCGATGGCAGTTCAATATATTCTTATGATCTCTGCACAAATCGTTAGTACAATGATTGTGGCACCTTTAGGCAACTTTGCCATTGCAGGTCACACCTTTGCGATAGCTGCAGAGAGCTTATGTTATATGCCCGGAATTGGTATTGGCGAGGCTGCAACAACCCTAGTGGGTCAGAGTTATGGAGCAGGACAATATAAATTGTGTCGAAGTTTTGCACGAATCACCGTTTCGTTGGGTATGATTGTGATGGCATTCATGGGTTTAATAATGTTTATTTTCGCTCCAGAAATGATTGGCTTCATGTCTCCAGTGCCCGAAATACGTGTGCTTGGCGTGCAATCTCTTCGTATTGCATCTGTAGCCGAGGTGATGTTTGCAGCTTCTATCGTAGGAAATAGCGTGTGTGTAGGTGTTGGCGACACATTGAAGCCAGCCGTGATGAACCTTTTAAGTATGTGGGGGCTTCGCTTAACACTAGCTGCTTGCTTGGCTCCAATCTATGGTTTGAAAGGCGTTTGGATTGCAATGTCTATCGAATTGACTTTTAGAGGGTTGTTATTCTTGTTGCGCTTGAGCAAAGGAAAGTGGATGAAACTGGCTCCGGAAGGAGTGTAA
- a CDS encoding amino acid adenylation domain-containing protein: protein MNFKNIVLEPLLFSLTQRHHCNAYCIKEEFFTYERLAQEVAKIRTLLANVNDKNVGLVANDDIYTYASIYALWLEGKAYVPLHPGQPLERCLDIIQQVGMTAVLDSSKNTRYSDIPVVNTSLEAPKNYVLEAPKVAEESDLAYILFTSGSTGRPKGVQIMRSNVAAFVDSFHSLGFVATPEDRCLQMFDLTFDMSVQSYLIPILGGACTYTVSYERIKYQAVFELLDDHRLTMVSLVPSVIHYLRPYMDEIDQPEMRYCFFAGEALPTDDTREWSKCVPNAQIWNLYGPTENTIYCTAYLYKRDEQNKETNGTLSIGFAMKGTEVIFVDDDTKLLPSNTKGEMCLAGSCLTKGYWKDEEKNKQAFFEHDGKRFYRTGDVCAIDDEGDIGYYGRKDSQIKIQGFRIELGEIEHVARSFYNEEFAVVALPLYDGDNNCFIHIVIETATLNDEEGLMNHFKKLLPHYMIPAKVHAVAKFPLNISNKIDRKQLLQRIKGEN from the coding sequence ATGAATTTTAAGAATATAGTTTTAGAACCATTACTTTTTTCTTTGACGCAAAGGCATCATTGCAATGCATATTGCATTAAAGAAGAGTTTTTTACCTATGAGCGTTTAGCTCAAGAGGTAGCGAAAATAAGAACACTACTTGCCAATGTAAACGATAAAAACGTAGGACTTGTTGCTAATGATGATATCTATACCTATGCTTCTATTTATGCATTGTGGCTCGAAGGTAAGGCTTATGTACCCTTACATCCAGGTCAACCACTCGAAAGATGCTTGGATATTATTCAACAAGTGGGTATGACTGCGGTGTTAGATTCAAGTAAAAACACTCGTTATAGTGATATTCCTGTGGTAAATACTTCGTTAGAAGCACCGAAAAACTATGTTCTTGAGGCTCCAAAAGTTGCCGAAGAGAGTGATTTGGCTTACATTCTTTTTACCTCAGGAAGTACAGGTCGCCCTAAAGGAGTGCAGATTATGCGAAGTAATGTAGCCGCCTTTGTAGACTCTTTTCATAGCTTAGGCTTTGTTGCAACACCCGAAGATCGTTGCTTACAGATGTTTGATTTAACCTTCGACATGTCTGTTCAATCTTATTTAATACCCATCTTAGGTGGTGCTTGCACCTATACAGTTTCGTATGAGCGTATTAAATATCAAGCCGTGTTTGAACTTTTAGATGATCATAGACTAACAATGGTGTCGCTAGTGCCATCTGTTATCCACTATTTGCGCCCTTATATGGACGAAATAGATCAACCTGAGATGCGTTATTGCTTCTTTGCAGGAGAGGCTTTGCCTACTGATGACACACGAGAGTGGAGCAAATGTGTTCCAAATGCGCAAATATGGAACCTTTATGGACCAACAGAAAACACCATATACTGCACTGCTTATCTCTATAAGCGTGATGAACAAAACAAAGAAACAAACGGAACACTTAGCATTGGCTTTGCAATGAAGGGTACAGAAGTAATCTTTGTAGACGATGATACAAAGCTATTGCCCAGTAATACCAAAGGAGAAATGTGCTTAGCAGGTTCTTGTTTGACCAAAGGATATTGGAAAGACGAGGAAAAGAACAAGCAAGCGTTCTTTGAACATGATGGAAAACGATTCTATAGAACAGGAGACGTCTGCGCAATTGATGATGAAGGCGACATCGGTTATTATGGAAGAAAAGACTCGCAGATAAAGATTCAAGGCTTTAGAATAGAGCTTGGAGAGATTGAACACGTTGCTCGTAGCTTCTATAATGAAGAGTTTGCTGTGGTGGCACTGCCTCTTTATGATGGAGATAACAACTGTTTTATTCATATTGTGATAGAAACTGCAACGCTCAACGATGAAGAAGGATTGATGAATCATTTCAAAAAGCTTCTTCCTCACTATATGATACCTGCTAAAGTGCATGCAGTTGCGAAGTTTCCTCTAAACATCAGCAATAAAATAGATCGTAAGCAATTGCTCCAAAGAATTAAGGGTGAGAACTAA
- a CDS encoding acyl carrier protein, translated as MTQNEIMDALHSIFRTVLKNDSITLTAETTANDVDGWDSVTNVMIIDEIEKQFGVSFKLRDIIKMKNVGDLCNKVLEKIG; from the coding sequence ATGACACAGAATGAGATAATGGATGCTTTGCATTCAATTTTTAGAACAGTATTAAAAAACGATTCAATTACATTAACAGCAGAAACAACAGCCAATGATGTAGATGGTTGGGATTCTGTTACAAACGTGATGATTATAGATGAAATCGAAAAACAATTTGGTGTGAGTTTCAAACTACGTGACATCATCAAGATGAAGAACGTTGGTGATCTTTGCAATAAAGTATTAGAGAAAATTGGTTAA
- a CDS encoding MBOAT family protein: protein MEFLSIPFSCAIILSFILYYIKENKNWQRFVLLATSIVFVGFYHWQYLVSAIGITLLTFYMGKWIHKSLETKKAPYLLALGISMLVGIWLYTRYCIDLFPLGISFYTFQAISYLIETYWEEEPEDDIFDFSVYMLLFMKFLSGPIERGYDFLPQVKQARKFDYENVVRGMLTVAWGAFLKLMIADKISPSVDSIMNDVHAATNLQLFVGTLLYPIQLYADFAGYTLMALGFGRMFGFKLSPNFDRPFSSLTTGELWRRWHQSLSFWVRDYVFMTLSASLRRLKEWGVYFSLLVTFVVIGVWHGAGWAFAIYGLIQGLLIMWERFTEKPRAVIQEKVPSALFKTVMVIRTYFFFALSLLFFRIVDVSKVLYVYTHAFNISGANIKELKLGLDDKEWIAFGVAVVIMFLLDHFNAKKDLITSLRTISPIWRWIIYFAIVITIFRFGSFGVENFIYVQF, encoded by the coding sequence ATGGAATTTCTATCCATCCCATTTTCTTGTGCAATTATTCTTTCCTTTATTCTTTATTATATAAAGGAAAATAAGAACTGGCAACGATTTGTTTTACTTGCTACCAGTATTGTTTTTGTGGGCTTTTACCATTGGCAATATCTTGTGTCTGCAATCGGAATAACGCTTTTAACCTTCTATATGGGTAAGTGGATTCATAAGAGTTTAGAAACAAAAAAGGCTCCTTATCTACTTGCTTTGGGTATTTCTATGCTGGTTGGAATATGGCTTTACACCCGTTATTGTATCGACTTGTTCCCACTAGGCATTTCTTTTTATACTTTTCAAGCCATCTCTTACCTTATAGAAACATATTGGGAGGAAGAGCCTGAAGACGATATTTTCGACTTTAGCGTGTATATGTTGCTCTTTATGAAATTCCTTTCAGGACCTATTGAGCGTGGATACGACTTCCTACCACAGGTGAAACAAGCCCGAAAGTTTGATTATGAAAATGTAGTTCGAGGCATGTTGACAGTAGCTTGGGGTGCTTTTTTGAAACTAATGATTGCTGATAAGATCTCACCTTCAGTAGATAGTATTATGAATGATGTGCATGCGGCTACTAATTTACAACTCTTTGTAGGTACATTGCTATATCCTATTCAGCTATATGCAGACTTCGCAGGTTACACTCTCATGGCTTTAGGATTTGGAAGAATGTTTGGTTTCAAGCTATCTCCTAACTTCGATCGTCCATTTTCATCACTTACAACAGGCGAATTGTGGAGAAGATGGCACCAATCTCTATCTTTTTGGGTGAGAGACTATGTTTTTATGACGCTTTCGGCATCGCTAAGACGACTAAAAGAATGGGGCGTTTATTTCTCATTACTTGTTACTTTCGTGGTAATTGGTGTGTGGCATGGTGCAGGTTGGGCTTTCGCTATCTATGGATTGATACAAGGATTGCTCATTATGTGGGAGCGTTTTACCGAGAAACCTCGTGCAGTTATTCAGGAAAAGGTACCAAGTGCTCTCTTTAAAACAGTGATGGTGATACGTACCTACTTTTTCTTTGCTCTCTCATTGCTCTTCTTTCGCATTGTAGATGTTAGTAAAGTGTTGTATGTTTATACTCACGCTTTCAACATATCAGGTGCGAATATCAAGGAATTAAAGCTTGGACTTGACGACAAAGAGTGGATTGCTTTTGGTGTAGCAGTTGTGATAATGTTCCTTCTCGACCATTTTAATGCCAAGAAAGATCTTATAACTTCGCTTCGAACAATATCGCCAATATGGCGTTGGATCATTTATTTTGCAATTGTAATCACCATTTTTAGATTTGGTTCTTTTGGCGTTGAGAACTTTATTTACGTGCAATTTTAA
- a CDS encoding IS1595 family transposase — protein sequence MSKKGISSIELSKTIGVTQKSAWYLLHKVRYMLEHRNSDNQLRGTVELDETYVGGRRRGGRLSITPVPNAKRKTLEPIIHKRVKKGTRINSDEWWAYTKLCSDYVHDVVNHGRKEYVRGKIHTNTIEGAWSHLKRSIMGTYHRPSKEHLSKYCAEFEFTYNTRKKTPLAKFNQIIDKIYHLGLSNWL from the coding sequence TTGTCTAAGAAAGGTATCAGCTCTATTGAGTTGTCCAAGACTATCGGTGTCACGCAAAAGAGCGCTTGGTATTTATTACACAAGGTTCGTTATATGCTGGAACATCGTAACTCCGATAACCAGCTACGTGGTACAGTAGAACTTGATGAAACGTATGTTGGTGGACGGCGGCGTGGTGGACGTTTATCCATTACACCTGTACCAAATGCTAAGCGTAAAACCTTAGAGCCAATTATCCACAAACGAGTTAAGAAAGGAACCCGTATAAACAGCGATGAATGGTGGGCATACACTAAGCTATGCTCGGACTATGTACACGATGTAGTAAATCATGGGCGTAAAGAATATGTTCGTGGTAAGATACACACAAATACTATTGAGGGTGCATGGTCACATTTGAAGCGGTCAATAATGGGAACATACCACAGACCAAGTAAGGAGCATCTATCCAAATACTGTGCGGAGTTTGAGTTCACATACAATACCCGAAAGAAAACGCCATTGGCAAAATTCAATCAAATTATAGACAAAATCTATCATTTAGGTCTAAGTAATTGGCTATGA
- a CDS encoding transposase: protein MSNNANLFYFFKQFPDEDSCRKYLEKRRWGNTPTCPHCGNAQKIYRYENGKTFKCAHCKK from the coding sequence ATGAGTAATAACGCTAATTTATTCTATTTCTTTAAGCAGTTTCCTGATGAGGATTCTTGTAGAAAATATTTAGAGAAACGAAGATGGGGTAATACTCCAACTTGTCCGCATTGTGGAAACGCACAGAAAATATACCGTTATGAAAACGGGAAAACTTTCAAGTGCGCACATTGTAAAAAGTAA
- a CDS encoding helix-turn-helix transcriptional regulator, producing the protein MNKDLNRIKIVLVEKHLTSKWLAEKLGKSTCTVSKWCSQKSQPDLQNMNQIATLLDVKLSELIVD; encoded by the coding sequence ATGAACAAAGACCTGAATAGGATTAAGATCGTCTTGGTAGAGAAGCACCTGACAAGCAAGTGGCTTGCGGAAAAGTTAGGCAAGTCAACATGTACTGTGAGCAAGTGGTGCTCTCAAAAGTCGCAGCCAGATTTGCAAAACATGAATCAGATTGCAACCCTGCTTGATGTGAAATTGAGCGAGCTTATTGTGGATTAA